The Daucus carota subsp. sativus chromosome 7, DH1 v3.0, whole genome shotgun sequence genome window below encodes:
- the LOC135147885 gene encoding uncharacterized protein LOC135147885 translates to MEKDWISKERDSLEYEVGVEKFLICAEQNCKNPKKIPCPCCKCVNFKKFPVKIMRGHLYENGFSLGYIDWIWHGGKAGISSAGSTLPPQEEEHNAEAFLTAFEAAPEAVAASEAVAAGASEAAAVCEAAYRNPGDNSGGDDYDKDSHDFKRFVVDAQQPLFEGSDCTKLDSMLKLQNWKARYGVSDSLEYTKFHACPNECVLYRGVYETASECPKCKLSRGKVGKDGRERYKVPAKVMWYFPVIPRFKRMFKSSSTAELLTWHSTNQRIQDGQMRHPADSPSWRNIDYRWPAFGSEPRNLRLALAADGINPHNNGLTNRYSCWPVVLVTYNLPPWLCMKRKFMMLTILVSGPHEPGNNIDVFLQPLVDDLKKLWEEGEPNVYDAFTKSFFTLRAALLWTINDFPAYGNLSGCVNKGYLGCPVCSDDTVAKYLPYSRKICYQGHRRYLPRHHPYRKNKVAFNGQQEFGQPRPPLSGQEFKSKDSEASRLDMMDMGVRTDLAPEQGVKKTYLPPSCFTLTKAEKREVLKSLSSMKLPYGHSSNIRNCVSMADLKIFGIKSHDCHVLLQQLLPVAIRSVLPKNVRVSIIRLCFFFNTLCNKIVDVSKLDKLQADVVLTLCELEKIFPPSFFDIMIHLIVHLVRELRLCGPVFYRWMYPFERFNKVLKSYVRNRYFPEGCIAEAYLKEESVEFCAEFSRNSFTTAGLPKDQGKLSGPLSAATIKSVEEKERDEAHLHVLLNNSDVFPYIKMHKELLEKLYEGKKKSIQWMIGEHNRLFADWFQNKVITELNEKVEGVSETIRWLAGKPSFNVLTFDGYLVDGIRYFTGERDNARVVQNSGVSLVAKTVQVSSAKDLNPVESDMTFYGRIQDIWELDYHSFKAPLFLCKWADCDRGVKADELGFTLVDLSRQGHKNDKYVSVHQVKQVFYVEDPVDSKWSVILTSTNRDYHEIYNDDDLGDTILENPPILL, encoded by the exons TTGGATTTGGCACGGAGGCAAGGCTGGTATTTCGTCTGCCGGTAGCACACTGCCCCCTCAGGAAGAGGAGCATAATGCAGAAGCATTTCTTACAGCCTTTGAAGCCGCACCGGAAGCGGTTGCTGCATCAGAAGCGGTGGCTGCTGGTGCTTCAGAAGCTGCTGCAGTTTGTGAAGCAGCATATCGTAATCCGGGGGATAATTCGGGGGGTGATGACTACGATAAAGACTCGCATGATTTTAAGAGGTTTGTTGTCGATGCtcaacaacctttatttgagGGCAGCGACTGCACAAAATTAGATTCAATGTTGAAATTACAGAACTGGAAAGCGAGATATGGTGTTAGTGATA GCCTTGAGTATACAAAATTCCACGCGTGTCCCAATGAATGTGTTCTATACAGGGGTGTATATGAGACTGCTTCGGAGTGTCCAAAGTGCAAGCTTTCGCGCGGGAAGGTGGGTAAGGATGGTAGAGAACGGTATAAAGTCCCGGCAAAAGTTATGTGGTACTTTCCGGTCATTCCAAGATTTAAACGGATGTTTAAATCTTCTTCGACAGCTGAGTTGTTGACATGGCATTCCACCAACCAAAGAATTCAGGATGGACAGATGCGCCATCCTGCCGACTCACCTTCTTGGCGGAATATCGATTACAGGTGGCCTGCCTTCGGAAGTGAGCCAAGAAATCTTCGACTAGCTTTGGCGGCTGATGGTATCAACCCACATAACAATGGGCTGACCAATCGTTATTCTTGTTGGCCGGTAGTATTGGTAACATATAATCTTCCTCCGTGGTTATGTATGAAGAGGAAATTTATGATGTTAACTATATTAGTCTCTGGTCCACATGAACCAGGTAACAACATTGATGTGTTCTTACAACCGTTAGTTGATGATTTGAAAAAGCTTTGGGAAGAAGGTGAACCGAATGTATATGATGCCTTCACAAAATCTTTTTTCACTTTAAGGGCGGCTTTGTTATGGACGATTAATGATTTCCCGGCGTATGGTAATTTGTCTGGCTGTGTCAACAAGGGTTATTTGGGTTGTCCAGTGTGTAGTGATGATACCGTTGCTAAGTACTTGCCTTATAGTAGGAAAATATGTTACCAAGGTCATCGTCGGTATTTACCTAGACATCATCCATACAGGAAGAATAAAGTAGCCTTTAACGGTCAACaagagtttgggcagcccaggCCACCTCTTTCTGGACAAGAG TTCAAGTCCAAAGATAGCGAGGCGTCTCGTCTTGATATGATGGACATGGGGGTTAGGACTGATTTAGCTCCAGAACAAGGAGTAAAAAAAACTTATCTGCCTCCTTCCTGTTTTACTCTAACAAAAGCAGAAAAAAGAGAAGTGTTGAAGTCACTATCATCAATGAAGCTGCCATATGGGCATTCCTCAAACATCAGAAATTGTGTATCCATGGCAGATTTAAAGATATTTGGGATAAAGTCTCATGACTGCCATGTACTTCTTCAACAATTACTCCCTGTAGCTATTCGTTCGGTGCTTCCGAAGAATGTTAGAGTTAGCATAATAAGGCTTTGCTTCTTTTTCAACACTCTGTGCAACAAAATTGTTGACGTGTCAAAACTTGATAAATTGCAAGCCGATGTGGTATTAACCTTATGTGAGCTCGAGAAAATATTCCCCCCCTCTTTTTTCGATATAATGATACATCTAATAGTGCACCTGGTCAGGGAATTACGTTTATGTGGACCGGTTTTCTATAGATGGATGTACCCATTTGAGCGTTTTAATAAAGTGTTGAAAAGTTATGTGCGAAACCGTTATTTTCCGGAAGGCTGTATAGCTGAAGCATACTTGAAAGAAGAATCTGTAGAATTCTGTGCAGAGTTCTCTAGAAATAGTTTCACAACTGCTGGTCTGCCGAAGGACCAAGGCAAACTTTCTGGTCCACTTTCGGCTGCAACAATAAAATCTGTTGAAGAGAAAGAACGAGATGAGGCGCATTTACACGTCCTCTTAAACAACAGTGATGTGTTTCCATATATTAA GATGCATAAGGAGTTGCTTGAAAAACTTTATGAGGGAAAGAAAAAGTCTATCCAGTGGATGATTGGGGAGCATAATAGGTTGTTTGCTGATTGGTTTCAGAACAAAGTTATTACTGAATTAAATGAGAAAGTCGAAGGTGTTTCAGAAACGATAAGGTGGCTAGCAGGCAAACcatcatttaatgttttaacTTTTGATGGGTATTTAGTTGATGGGATCCGATACTTCACAGGGGAACGAGACAATGCTAGGGTTGTTCAAAATAGTGGAGTCTCTTTAGTTGCTAAAACTGTCCAAGTTTCGAGTGCTAAGGATTTAAATCCCGTAGAAAGTGATATGACATTTTATGGGAGGATTCAAGATATTTGGGAACTAGATTACCACTCATTTAAAGCCCCGTTGTTCTTGTGCAAATGGGCTGACTGTGACAGAGGCGTCAAGGCTGACGAACTTGGCTTCACACTTGTGGACCTTAGTCGACAAGGCCACAAGAATGACAAATATGTGTCTGTGCATCAAGTGAAACAAGTTTTCTACGTGGAAGATCCCGTTGATTCTAAATGGTCAGTCATATTGACCTCAACAAACAGAGATTATCACGAGATCTACAATGATGATGATCTTGGAGATACGATCTTGGAGAACCCCCCCATTCTGCTCTAA